Proteins encoded within one genomic window of Conchiformibius steedae:
- the uvrC gene encoding excinuclease ABC subunit UvrC, which yields MSDFDLSHFLSTLPVLPGVYRMLAADGAVLYVGKAVNLKRRVSGYFHKNDHSPRIALMLKQVAQVEISVTRSEAEALILENNLIKSLSPKYNILFRDDKSYPYVKLSGHAFPQLAYHRGTPSQGDRCFGPYPNSQAVRESMDILQKVFRLRTCEDSVFSHRSRPCLLGQIQRCHAPCVGNISPAEYAQQVNAAADFLDGRTAELTQNLHQAMQHAADALDFETAARYRDQIQALGLLQSRQFIDSRRAENADIVAVAVADGAVCLHWAGIRGGRHIGERQIFPDTRHDPAPNPQDYAEAFVAQHYLGKDRPDTLIGNFNLPDSLLNALKQDGGKRLHFVRPERGERRKWLERAEHNARIALGQRQSQQHLQTQRVADLADLTGIDGLQRLECFDISHTQGEATVAACVVYDRFAMRPDQYRRYTIRSTDCGDDYTAMREALTRRYSKLLQAHANGENAVFPDAVLIDGGTGQINVALDVWEELGLNLPLIGIAKGVERKAGLEELILPFQNQRFRLPDNRPALHLLQTVRDEAHRFAITGHRQKRDKARLASSLDDIAGIGAKRKKALLTRFGSLRGVSAAGVEEIAQTEGISRALAEKIYAALHSH from the coding sequence ATGTCTGATTTTGACCTATCCCATTTTTTATCTACCCTGCCCGTGCTACCGGGTGTATACCGTATGTTGGCGGCAGATGGCGCGGTGCTGTATGTTGGCAAGGCGGTAAACCTAAAACGGCGTGTATCGGGTTATTTTCACAAAAACGACCATTCCCCACGCATTGCCTTGATGCTCAAGCAAGTGGCGCAGGTGGAAATCAGCGTTACCCGCAGCGAAGCGGAAGCCCTGATTTTAGAAAATAATCTGATTAAATCCTTATCGCCCAAATACAATATTCTGTTTCGGGACGACAAATCTTATCCTTATGTCAAATTAAGCGGACACGCTTTTCCGCAGCTTGCCTATCATCGCGGCACGCCCAGCCAAGGCGACCGTTGTTTCGGACCTTACCCGAACAGCCAAGCGGTGCGCGAAAGCATGGATATTTTGCAAAAAGTATTTCGTTTGCGTACTTGTGAAGACAGCGTGTTCTCACATCGCAGCCGTCCTTGCCTGCTCGGACAAATTCAGCGTTGCCATGCGCCCTGCGTGGGCAATATTTCTCCCGCAGAATACGCGCAACAGGTAAACGCGGCAGCAGATTTTTTAGATGGGCGCACCGCTGAACTCACGCAAAACCTGCACCAAGCCATGCAACACGCTGCCGATGCCTTGGATTTTGAAACGGCGGCGCGTTACCGCGACCAAATTCAGGCATTGGGACTGTTACAAAGCCGTCAGTTTATCGACAGCCGCCGCGCCGAAAATGCCGATATTGTGGCGGTGGCAGTGGCAGATGGCGCAGTGTGTCTGCATTGGGCGGGCATACGCGGCGGACGACACATCGGCGAACGGCAGATTTTTCCCGACACCCGCCACGACCCCGCGCCCAATCCGCAAGATTACGCCGAAGCCTTTGTCGCGCAACATTATCTCGGCAAAGACCGCCCCGATACCCTAATTGGCAATTTTAATCTGCCCGACAGCCTGTTAAACGCCCTCAAACAAGACGGCGGCAAACGTTTGCATTTCGTCCGTCCCGAACGCGGCGAACGGCGCAAATGGCTGGAACGCGCCGAACACAATGCCCGCATCGCCCTTGGACAAAGACAGTCGCAACAGCATTTGCAAACGCAGCGCGTGGCAGATTTGGCGGATTTAACAGGCATAGACGGTTTGCAGCGTTTGGAATGCTTTGACATCAGCCACACCCAAGGCGAAGCCACTGTTGCTGCCTGTGTGGTGTACGACCGTTTTGCCATGCGCCCCGACCAATACCGCCGTTACACCATCCGCAGCACCGATTGCGGTGACGACTACACCGCCATGCGCGAAGCCCTTACCCGCCGTTACAGCAAACTTTTGCAAGCGCACGCCAACGGCGAAAACGCCGTGTTTCCCGATGCCGTATTGATTGACGGCGGCACAGGACAAATTAACGTCGCTTTAGACGTATGGGAAGAATTGGGTTTAAACCTGCCCCTTATTGGCATTGCCAAAGGCGTAGAACGCAAAGCAGGTTTGGAAGAACTGATTTTACCCTTTCAAAACCAACGCTTCCGCCTGCCCGACAACCGTCCTGCCCTACACCTGCTGCAAACCGTGCGCGACGAAGCCCACCGTTTTGCCATTACCGGACACCGCCAAAAGCGCGACAAAGCCCGTTTGGCATCGTCCTTGGACGACATTGCGGGCATCGGTGCCAAACGCAAAAAAGCCCTGCTTACCCGTTTTGGCAGCCTGCGCGGGGTAAGCGCGGCAGGCGTAGAAGAAATCGCCCAAACCGAAGGCATCAGCCGCGCCTTGGCAGAGAAAATTTATGCTGCATTGCACAGCCATTGA
- the dnaJ gene encoding molecular chaperone DnaJ, which produces MSNQDFYETLGIARSASEDDIKKAYRKLAMKYHPDRNPDNKDAEEKFKEIQKAYDILSNPQKKAAYDRFGHAGVDPNNMGGGDGFGGFGGFGGGASGFDFGDIFSQMFGAGGGGRQQSHQGADLQYQIDISLEEAAQGLKKQITIPTYEECDVCHGSGAKPGTSASTCRTCHGSGTVHVRQAIFQIQQTCPTCHGSGKEIKDPCHKCRGDGRVKATKTVEVNIPAGIDDGQRIRLSGEGEPGSNGAPSGDLYIHVGVKEHKVFQRDPNNPTDLHCELPISFPTAALGGEVEVPTLNGRVKMNIPAGTQNGKQLRVKGKGVKHLRSSQIGDLYCHVIVETPVNLTDRQKELLAEFDQISTGLDRSQTPRQRSFLDRLKEMFD; this is translated from the coding sequence ATGAGCAACCAAGATTTTTATGAAACGCTGGGCATAGCCCGCAGCGCCAGCGAAGACGACATCAAAAAAGCCTATCGCAAGCTGGCGATGAAATATCACCCCGACCGCAATCCCGACAATAAAGATGCCGAAGAAAAATTTAAAGAAATTCAAAAGGCATACGATATTTTGTCTAACCCGCAGAAAAAAGCGGCTTACGACCGTTTCGGTCATGCGGGCGTGGACCCGAACAATATGGGCGGCGGCGACGGCTTTGGTGGATTCGGTGGCTTTGGTGGCGGTGCAAGCGGATTTGATTTTGGCGATATTTTCAGCCAGATGTTTGGTGCAGGCGGCGGCGGTCGTCAGCAAAGCCATCAGGGTGCGGATTTGCAGTATCAAATTGATATTTCGCTGGAAGAAGCCGCACAGGGTCTGAAAAAACAAATCACCATTCCCACTTACGAAGAATGCGATGTCTGCCACGGCTCGGGCGCGAAACCCGGTACCAGCGCCAGCACCTGCCGCACCTGTCACGGTTCGGGTACGGTACATGTACGCCAAGCCATTTTTCAGATTCAGCAGACCTGTCCCACCTGCCACGGTTCGGGCAAAGAAATCAAAGACCCCTGCCACAAATGCCGTGGCGACGGGCGTGTGAAAGCCACCAAAACGGTAGAAGTCAATATTCCCGCAGGTATTGATGACGGACAACGCATCCGTTTAAGCGGCGAAGGCGAACCCGGTAGCAACGGTGCGCCATCGGGGGATTTGTATATTCATGTGGGCGTAAAAGAACACAAAGTGTTCCAGCGCGACCCCAATAATCCCACCGATTTGCATTGCGAACTGCCCATCAGCTTTCCTACCGCTGCTCTGGGTGGCGAAGTGGAAGTGCCTACCTTAAACGGGCGCGTAAAAATGAATATTCCCGCAGGCACGCAAAACGGCAAGCAACTGCGGGTAAAAGGCAAAGGGGTAAAACACTTGCGCAGCAGCCAAATCGGTGATTTGTATTGCCATGTGATTGTGGAAACGCCTGTTAATTTGACAGACCGTCAAAAAGAACTGTTGGCTGAATTTGACCAGATTTCTACGGGATTGGACCGCAGTCAAACGCCGCGCCAGCGCAGCTTTTTAGACCGCTTAAAAGAAATGTTTGATTAA